The Deltaproteobacteria bacterium genome contains the following window.
TGTAAGAACCTTGTATCCATTCTACCATAAAGGCCCCTTTTCCCTGTATGGCATATCCCCCAGCCTTATCGAAGGGTTCCCCTGTATTGATGTACCAATCCATCTCCCTTTCCTCGAGGGACTTTATTTTAACCCGAGTCTCTTCGGCCCCCTCTATCCTTTTCCCATCTGCCAATTTTAAGAGGCAATAGCCGGTGATCACCAGGTGCTCTTTGTCGGCCAATCGCTCCAACATCCGTTTTGCCTCGTCCTTTCCACGGGGTTTCCCCAAGATCTCCCCTCCTATGGCGACCACGGTATCGGCCCCTATAATCCAGTTCTGGGGATATTTCTCCCCTATCACAAGGGCCTTTCTCTCCGCTACCCTTAAGGCAAAGTCTTTAGGTGATTCATGAGAAGAGGGAATTTCGTTTACCTCTGCAGGGATAACCCCAAACTCAAACCCCAGGGAAGAGAGGAGGCTTCTTCTCCGCGGCGAAGAAGAAGCCAGAATCAACTTTTTTGACATGGTCTTTGAGGGTGTGCTAAGGGAGGCTAGAAACTCTTATTTCTCCATTCCTCTCACAATGAGGAGAACGGAATCCCCACCTCCCATATTCTCCCATTGCTGAGGGAGACTTCCCTTGAAGAGGAGGCTATCCCCTTCTTCCAGGGTATATTTTTCCCTTTTCACCTCAAATTGGAATTTACCACGCAGGCAGAAGGCCAACTCATCGCCGAGATGACTCACCCCTTTGGTTCCACTCTTGGCCCCTTTGCTGGCGCTAATCACATAGGCCTCCAGGCCCTGCTGGATGAGGCCTGAACCGAGGGTCTCCAATCTTATTCCCTTATCCTTGGTTTCCACCTCTTTGCGTTGATCCCTTTTGCTGAAGATCGCCTCTTCTATCCTTTGTTCGTCGAAGAAGTAATTGATCTTCACCCCCAAGGCCCTGCTGATGCTGGAGAGGGTGTTCACCGTGGGAGAGGTGATATTCCTCTCTATGAGGCTCAGGGTGTTTACCGAAAGGCCGCTCAATTTGGCCAACGTGCGCAGAGATATTCTCTTTTCACCTCGAATGGCCTTGAGTTTGCTGCCGATATCTAAAGTTTGGGTCTCTACCATAAGTCTCAACCTCCCTCCTTAAGGTTCAAAGCCTCTTACCCTTAGCATAAATCTTTGAAGAAAACAACCAATTATATTAACTAATCTATTTTTTGTCAAGAAGAATTTGGGTCAAAGTTAGATAAAATTGATTTTAAAGGTTTTTGAACAAAGTTGTTCCAAAAATAGAATGATAAGGCGGGCGTTAAACTCCTTGCCATTATTGGGAAGAAAAAGAGTTGAGGGAAGCCAGGGGCCTGAGGCCCCTGGCATTTTGCTTAACCCCCTGCCAAAGAGATAAAGAAACCAGCGGCCACCACAGTACCGATGACCCCCGCGATATTGGGACCCATAGCATGCATGAGAAGGAAGTTTTTGGGATCAGCCTCGGCCCCAACCTTTTGTGCCACCCTGGATGCCATAGGGACAGCTGAGACCCCTGCCGAACCGATAAGGGGATTTATCTTTTCTTTTAAAAACAGATTCATAAGTTTCGCCAAGATCAATCCTCCAGCAGTGCTAAAGGCAAAAGCCACCAGCCCCAGGGCGAACACCAACAGGGACTGAGGCCTCAAGAAGCTTTCCGCTGACATGGTGGCCCCCACCGATACCCCTAAGAAGATGGTGACGATATTCATCAGCTCATTTTGGGCCGCCCCAGCCAACCTCTTCACGACCCCTGATTCCCTGAAGAGGTTGCCGATCATGAACATGGCCATCAAAGGGGCAGCAGGTGGTACGATGAGGCAGATGATTAACGTAGCAGCCAATGGAAAGAGGATCTTCTCCAATCTTGAGACCGGGCGCAACTGGCGCATCGTGATCTTGCGCTCTTTCGCAGTTGTGAGCAGCTTCATAATGGGGGGCTGAATGATCGGGACCATGGACATGTAAGAATAGGCCGCTATTGCCGTGGCCCCCAAGAGATGAGGGGCCAGCTGCACAGTGGTATAGATGGTGGTTGGTCCATCCGCCCCTCCAATGATCCCGATGGAGCAGGCCTCAGGGATATTGAAGCCGATCAAAAGAGCTCCGAAGAATGCTACATAAACACCAAACTGGGCGGCAGCCCCCAATAAAAGTGTCTTGGGGTTGGCGATGAGGGGACCGAAATCGGTCATGGCGCCCAAGCCCAAGAAGATAAGGGGAGGGATCACTTCCCATTCCAAACCATAGTGGTAGAAAATTTGTAACAGGCCACCTTTCTCCATGAGGGCGGTAAGGGGCAAGTTAACAACAAAAATGGCAAACCCTATGGGTAGCAGTAGAAGGGGTTCATAGTCTTTTTTGATGGCCAGATAGATGAACACAAAACCTATGAGCCACATGATCACCTGTTTCACATCCAGGTTAACAAAACCCGTCTTCCATAACATGGTGTTGAGAAACTCCGTCATGATCAAATCCTCCTTTGTAGGCAATATTGGGCTATTTGAACAGGTTGACGACCCTCCCTAAGATGAGGATGGTGATGACCAGGATCCCTAAGGTGACAAAGACCCCGCAGAAGCCAAAGAGGAATATCCTAAAAGCCTGTTCCCAAAGAATCATCTCGACCTCCTTTTGAGAAATAAATCACATATTTTGGTAACACATTATTTCATTCTTGGCAAGAGGAAATAAGGGATTCGTGTAATGCCTCAGTTATCAGGGGAGG
Protein-coding sequences here:
- the maf gene encoding septum formation protein Maf, which produces MSKKLILASSSPRRRSLLSSLGFEFGVIPAEVNEIPSSHESPKDFALRVAERKALVIGEKYPQNWIIGADTVVAIGGEILGKPRGKDEAKRMLERLADKEHLVITGYCLLKLADGKRIEGAEETRVKIKSLEEREMDWYINTGEPFDKAGGYAIQGKGAFMVEWIQGSYTNVVGLPLCQLIELLKDLEVIDIF
- a CDS encoding helix-turn-helix domain-containing protein encodes the protein MVETQTLDIGSKLKAIRGEKRISLRTLAKLSGLSVNTLSLIERNITSPTVNTLSSISRALGVKINYFFDEQRIEEAIFSKRDQRKEVETKDKGIRLETLGSGLIQQGLEAYVISASKGAKSGTKGVSHLGDELAFCLRGKFQFEVKREKYTLEEGDSLLFKGSLPQQWENMGGGDSVLLIVRGMEK
- a CDS encoding sodium ion-translocating decarboxylase subunit beta; translation: MTEFLNTMLWKTGFVNLDVKQVIMWLIGFVFIYLAIKKDYEPLLLLPIGFAIFVVNLPLTALMEKGGLLQIFYHYGLEWEVIPPLIFLGLGAMTDFGPLIANPKTLLLGAAAQFGVYVAFFGALLIGFNIPEACSIGIIGGADGPTTIYTTVQLAPHLLGATAIAAYSYMSMVPIIQPPIMKLLTTAKERKITMRQLRPVSRLEKILFPLAATLIICLIVPPAAPLMAMFMIGNLFRESGVVKRLAGAAQNELMNIVTIFLGVSVGATMSAESFLRPQSLLVFALGLVAFAFSTAGGLILAKLMNLFLKEKINPLIGSAGVSAVPMASRVAQKVGAEADPKNFLLMHAMGPNIAGVIGTVVAAGFFISLAGG